Proteins encoded together in one Cicer arietinum cultivar CDC Frontier isolate Library 1 chromosome 4, Cicar.CDCFrontier_v2.0, whole genome shotgun sequence window:
- the LOC101495769 gene encoding receptor-like protein kinase ANXUR1 has translation MNKKVMMQKSICLLLIIYIPILLNTKSINGESLTLGCGLSESGGKDADGRQWNQDNKYFSGGNSITSKASFQDPSLLSEIPYMTARIFTSESTYKFPIEPDKRYWLRLHFYPSVYNTFNPSDSFFSVTANDVTLLNNFSSSITCQALSQAYLDREYSLAPLNSDTLTLTFKPNSNGGAFAFINGIELIQMPDLLFDSPSLVGYADQTVDAKSLHFQTMFRLNVGGQFISPVQDSNLSRMWYDDTPYLYGAATGVTTQASKNVKIDYQTLPQYIAPSNVYSTSRSMGTDKDVNMGYNLTWIFQVDPNSMYLTRLHFCDYYYSKVNEIVFKIFVNNQTAENEADVIGWTAGKGVPTYKDYVIYVHDEPGDDQLWLALHPSTDTKPEYYDAIINGIEIFKLNDTNLSGPNPQLSDMMIEHQEKERTFHDNKHDHNKSFAIGGAAGGAAGFALVAAICVAVHQRKKKTPGSYTNTSSWLPIYGNSHTTGTKSGGSGKSSSGNIAMAQGLCRYFSLQEMKHACNNFDESNVIGVGGFGKVYKGVIDNGFKVAIKRSNPQSEQGVNEFQTEIEMLSKLRHKHLVSLIGFCEEGDEMCLVYDYMAHGTMREHLYKGNKPLDTLSWKQRLEICIGAARGLHYLHTGAKYTIIHRDVKTTNILLDENWVAKVSDFGLSKTGPNMNNGHVSTVVKGSFGYLDPEYFRRQQLTEKSDVYSFGVILFEALCSRPALNPNLPKEQVSLADWVLLNKRKGTLQDIIDPNLKGKIKPESLNKFADAAEKCLSDHGLDRPSMNDLLWNLEFALNLQEKHDGSSSKQHSPHADHESEFEEVTLPHNHMAAHYKNLSLGTEHDLSHDSSENSTAIFSQIVNPKGR, from the coding sequence atgAATAAAAAAGTGATGATGCAAAAGAGTATATGTCTGTTGCTTATTATCTATATACCAATTTTGTTGAATACAAAAAGCATCAATGGTGAATCATTGACATTAGGATGTGGATTAAGTGAAAGTGGTGGCAAAGATGCTGATGGAAGACAATGGAATCaagataacaaatatttttcaggtGGAAATTCCATTACATCAAAAGCTTCATTTCAAGATCCTTCTCTTTTATCAGAAATTCCATACATGACAGCACGTATTTTCACATCTGAATCAACCTATAAATTCCCAATTGAACCTGATAAACGTTattggttaagactccatttttATCCATCTGTTTACAACACTTTCAACCCTTCAGATTCATTTTTCTCTGTCACAGCAAATGATGTTACTCTCCTTAACAATTTCAGCTCTTCAATTACATGTCAAGCTCTCTCACAAGCTTATCTTGATAGAGAATATTCTCTTGCACCTTTGAATTCAGATACTCTTACTCTTACCTTTAAGCCTAATTCTAATGGTGGTGCTTTTGCTTTTATAAATGGTATTGAACTTATTCAAATGCCTGATTTGTTGTTTGATTCACCTTCATTGGTTGGTTATGCTGACCAAACTGTGGATGCAAAAAGTTTGCATTTTCAAACAATGTTTAGATTGAATGTTGGTGGACAATTTATATCTCCTGTTCAAGATTCTAATTTGAGTAGAATGTGGTATGATGATACACCTTACCTTTATGGTGCAGCAACTGGTGTTACAACCCAAGCTTCTAAGAATGTTAAAATTGACTACCAAACATTGCCTCAATACATTGCTCCTAGTAATGTTTATTCAACATCAAGATCAATGGGAACTGATAAGGATGTTAACATGGGTTACAATCTTACTTGGATTTTTCAAGTTGATCCAAATTCAATGTATCTAACAAGGTTGCATTTTTGTGATTACTATTATTCCAAAGTTAATGAAATTGTTTTCAAGATTTTTGTTAATAATCAAACGGCTGAGAATGAAGCTGATGTGATTGGTTGGACAGCAGGTAAAGGAGTTCCAACTTATAAAGATTATGTGATTTATGTTCATGATGAGCCAGGTGATGATCAACTTTGGCTTGCATTGCATCCATCAACTGATACAAAGCCAGAATACTATGATGCTATAATAAATGGTATTGAGATATTTAAACTTAATGACACCAATTTGTCTGGACCGAATCCTCAGCTTTCTGATATGATGATTGAGCATCAAGAAAAGGAAAGAACTTTCCATGACAACAAACATGATCATAACAAGAGTTTTGCTATTGGTGGAGCTGCTGGTGGTGCTGCTGGTTTTGCATTAGTAGCTGCAATATGTGTTGCTGTCCATCAAAGGAAGAAGAAAACTCCTGGATCATATACAAATACATCAAGTTGGTTGCCTATTTATGGAAATTCACACACAACAGGAACCAAATCAGGAGGATCAGGAAAAAGTAGTAGTGGTAACATAGCCATGGCTCAAGGATTGTGTCGTTATTTCTCTTTACAAGAAATGAAGCATGCATGCAATAACTTTGATGAGTCTAATGTGATTGGGGTAGGAGGGTTTGGAAAAGTTTACAAAGGTGTTATTGATAATGGTTTTAAAGTGGCTATTAAGAGATCAAATCCACAGTCAGAACAAGGAGTGAATGAATTTCAAACTGAAATTGAAATGCTTTCAAAGCTTAGACACAAgcatttggtttctttgattggttTTTGTGAGGAAGGTGATGAGATGTGTTTGGTTTATGATTACATGGCTCATGGCACAATGAGGGAGCATCTTTACAAGGGAAATAAACCATTAGATACTTTATCATGGAAACAAAGGTTGGAGATTTGCATTGGAGCTGCTAGAGGTCTTCATTACCTTCACACAGGAGCAAAGTACACTATAATTCATAGAGATGTCAAAACAACAAACATTCTCCTTGATGAAAATTGGGTAGCAAAGGTTTCAGATTTTGGATTGTCAAAAACAGGTCCAAACATGAACAATGGTCATGTTAGTACAGTGGTGAAAGGTAGTTTTGGATATTTGGATCCTGAATATTTCAGGAGACAACAATTGACTGAAAAGTCAGATGTTTACTCGTTCGGAGTAATTCTATTCGAGGCACTTTGTTCAAGGCCTGCTTTGAATCCTAATCTTCCAAAAGAACAAGTTAGTCTTGCGGATTGGGTTTTGCTCAACAAAAGAAAAGGAACACTTCAAGATATTATTGATCCAAATCTCAAAGGAAAGATCAAACCTGAAAGCTTGAACAAGTTTGCAGACGCAGCCGAAAAGTGTTTGTCTGATCACGGACTCGATCGACCCTCCATGAATGATCTATTGTGGAATCTTGAATTTGCTCTTAACCTACAAGAAAAACATGATGGTTCAAGTTCAAAACAACATTCTCCACATGCAGATCATGAAAGTGAGTTTGAAGAAGTGACCTTGCCACACAATCACATGGCTGCACATTACAAAAACCTTAGCCTTGGAACTGAACATGACCTTAGTCATGACTCAAGTGAAAATTCAACTGCCATTTTCTCTCAAATTGTCAATCCCAAAGGCCGATGA
- the LOC101496090 gene encoding uncharacterized protein, with translation MNEEEQKYDIMSSSSSSSPLPSDTEEELQHMTLAPVAWKNRKRLSKQLSMCEKPRDIAWERRRRQERRRSIVNDCVCDDITDEDLHELKGCIELGFGFNEEDGQRLCNTLPALDLYFAVNRGLSPSPVSTPQSRASSLGGRSSSFGSPRSDADSWKICSPGDDPELVKTKLRHWAQAVACSVMQSS, from the exons ATGAATGAGGAAGAGCAAAAGTATGACATAAtgtcatcatcttcatcatcttctccGTTGCCAAGCGATACGGAGGAGGAGTTGCAACACATGACATTGGCGCCGGTGGCGTGGAAGAATAGAAAGAGGCTATCGAAGCAGTTGTCAATGTGCGAAAAACCTAGAGACATAGCATGGGAGAGAAGGAGGAGACAAGAAAGAAGGAGGAGTATTGTTAATGATTGTGTTTGTGATGATATAACAGATGAGGATTTGCATGAGCTTAAAGGATGCATAGAACTTGGATTTGGTTTCAATGAAGAAGATGGTCAGAGATTGTGTAATACATTACCTGCACTTGATCTTTATTTTGCTGTTAATCGAGGTTTGTCACCAAGCCCTGTTTCTACACCTCAAAGTCGTGCTTCATCCCTTGGTGGACGTTCTTCTTCCTTTGGAAGCCCTAGAAGTGATGCTGACTCATGGAAGATTTGTAGTCCAG GGGATGACCCTGAATTGGTCAAGACCAAGTTAAGACATTGGGCTCAAGCTGTTGCGTGTTCCGTGATGCAATCTTCTTGA
- the LOC101496415 gene encoding PRA1 family protein E-like — translation MSTTTTAPYGAIPSPSTATWQPSPTSNLIATPRSWREFLDLSALSRPLSYDDAMLRLRRNLNYFQFNYAAVMLLIVFLSLLWHPFSMIVFLILLVAWFFLYFSRNSPLVIFNRTLDDRTVICVLGFVTVVGLVSTHVGLNLLLSLIVGVVVLGLHGSFRVTEDLFLDEESGLLSVVASQSHLPQITNYTRI, via the coding sequence ATGTCCACCACAACCACCGCTCCCTACGGTGCCATCCCATCCCCCTCCACCGCCACGTGGCAACCATCACCAACCTCCAATCTCATCGCCACTCCCCGCTCATGGCGCGAGTTTCTCGACCTCTCCGCCCTCTCCCGTCCCCTCTCCTACGACGACGCAATGCTCCGTCTCCGCCGTAATCTCAACTACTTTCAGTTCAACTACGCCGCCGTAATGCTACTTATCGTCTTCCTCAGCCTTCTTTGGCACCCATTCTCCATGATCGTCTTCTTAATCCTCCTCGTCGCGTGGTTCTTTCTCTATTTCTCGCGTAATTCCCCCCTCGTTATTTTCAACAGAACATTGGATGATCGGACGGTTATCTGCGTTTTGGGTTTTGTTACTGTCGTTGGACTTGTTTCCACTCACGTGGGCCTCAATTTGTTGCTGTCGTTGATCGTTGGTGTTGTCGTTTTAGGGTTGCATGGGTCTTTTCGGGTTACCGAGGATTTATTTCTTGATGAAGAAAGTGGGTTGCTTTCTGTTGTTGCAAGCCAATCTCATCTTCCTCAGATAACAAATTATACCAGGATTTGA
- the LOC101496747 gene encoding probable prefoldin subunit 4: MQQGGGSDTEVTWEDQQNINKFGRLNNRLHELNDEIKFAKETNDNLEDASNELILTDEEVVRFQIGEVFAHVPKDEVENRIEQMQEVTSQKLAKLEEEKATVVAQMSELKKILYGKFKDSINLEED, translated from the exons ATGCAGCAG GGAGGAGGATCCGACACGGAAGTCACATGGGAGGACCAGCAGAACATCAACAAATTCGGAAGGTTGAATAATCGCTTACACGAGCTAAACGATGAGATCAAATTCGCCAAG GAAACAAATGATAATTTAGAGGATGCAAGCAATGAGCTGATTCTCACAGATGAAGAGGTCGTTCGGTTTCAAATAGGGGAGGTTTTTGCTCATGTGCCTAAGGATGAAGTTGAGAACAGGATAGAACAGATGCAAGAGGTGACAAGCCAGAAATTGGCAAAGCTTGAAGAAGAGAAAGCAACCGTGGTCGCTCAGATGTCTGAACTGAAGAAAATTTTGTATGGGAAATTCAAAGACTCTATCAATCTTGAGGAGGATTAG
- the LOC101497056 gene encoding pathogenesis-related protein PR-4-like — protein MQTHQPKNYQLQFARQKSLTMMAKLALCMLSFVCVVILASAQSATVTSTFQLYQPEQHNWDLLAVSAFCATWDADQPLSWRSKYAWTAFCGPVGPQGPDSCGRCLRVTNTKTGDNEIARIVDECQNGGLDLDISVFQRLDSDGSGNAEGHLIVNYDFVDCGD, from the exons ATGCAAACACATCAaccaaaaaattatcaattgcAATTTGCAAGACAAAAAAGCTTAACAATGATGGCAAAGCTTGCCCTATGCATGTTGTCCTTTGTGTGTGTTGTGATTTTGGCCTCTGCTCAAAGTGCCACTGTGACGTCTACATTTCAATTATACCAACCCGAGCAACATAATTGGGACTTACTCGCAGTGAGTGCATTTTGCGCCACTTGGGATGCAGACCAGCCTTTGTCATGGCGTAGCAAATATGCTTGGACTGCTTTTTGTGGACCTGTTGGGCCTCAAGGCCCAGATTCTTGTGGTCGTTGCTTGAGG GTGACAAACACTAAAACTGGGGATAATGAAATAGCTAGAATTGTTGATGAATGCCAAAATGGGGGATTAGACTTGGATATTAGTGTGTTCCAGAGGCTTGACTCGGATGGAAGTGGGAATGCTGAGGGCCATCTTATTGTTAACTATGATTTTGTGGATTGTGGTGACTAA
- the LOC101499251 gene encoding pathogenesis-related protein PR-4 precursor, with protein MESTQRKLSLLVLLFLMGTMLVSGQSANNVRATYNLYNPQNIGWDYYKASVYCATWDGNQPLSWRQKYGWTAFCGPVGPQGRDSCGKCLRVTNTATGSQVTVRIVDQCSNGGLDLDVNVFNQLDTNGQGNQQGHLTVNYTFVNCGD; from the exons ATGGAGAGCACACAAAGAAAGTTGAGTTTGTTGGTGTTGTTGTTTCTAATGGGAACGATGTTAGTGAGTGGTCAAAGTGCGAACAACGTAAGAGCAACATACAATTTGTACAACCCTCAGAATATTGGTTGGGACTATTACAAGGCTAGTGTTTATTGTGCTACATGGGATGGTAACCAGCCCTTGTCTTGGAGACAAAAATATGGTTGGACTGCCTTTTGTGGGCCTGTTGGGCCTCAAGGCAGAGATTCTTGTGGCAAGTGCTTGAgg GTGACGAATACCGCAACTGGAAGTCAGGTAACAGTGAGAATAGTTGATCAGTGCTCCAATGGTGGTTTGGACTTGGATGTTAATGTCTTCAATCAACTTGATACTAATGGACAGGGCAACCAACAGGGTCACCTTACTGTTAACTATACCTTTGTTAATTGCGGTGATTAA
- the LOC101498926 gene encoding auxin-responsive protein IAA16, whose translation MTSVTETERDNYSMINFEETELRLGLPGGSASEHSESPIKTSGGKRGFSETSNVDLKLNLSPTNDSVSPSSTIPLVPANKVKDKTSTTAPPRAKAQVVGWPPVRSFRKNIVNVQKSNNEVEAEKKTSGSGGGNGAFVKVSMDGAPYLRKVDLKLYKSYQELSDALAKMFSSFTIGNCGSQVTKDFMNESKLIDLLNGSDYVPTYEDKDGDWMLVGDVPWEMFVGSCKRLRIMKGSEAIGLAPRAVEKCKNRS comes from the exons ATGACTAGCGTAACGGAAACAGAGCGAGACAACTACAGCATGATAAATTTCGAAGAAACAGAGTTACGACTCGGTCTTCCTGGTGGCTCAGCGAGTGAACACAGCGAGTCACCTATTAAAACCAGTGGTGGAAAGAGAGGTTTCTCAGAAACCTCTAATGTTGATTTGAAGCTTAATCTTTCTCCCACTAATGATTCTGTTTCACCTTCCTCAACTATACCTCTTGTACCTGCAAACAAAGTTAAAGACAAAACTTCTACTACTGCGCCTCCTCGCGCTAA GGCACAAGTTGTGGGTTGGCCACCAGTTCGATCCTTCAGAAAGAACATAGTGAATGTTCAAAAGAGCAACAATGAAGTAGAAGCAGAGAAGAAGACTAGTGGTAGTGGTGGTGGGAATGGAGCGTTTGTGAAGGTGAGCATGGATGGAGCACCTTATCTACGCAAGGTGGACCTCAAATTGTACAAAAGCTACCAAGAGCTGTCAGATGCGCTGGCTAAAATGTTTAGTTCCTTCACAATTGGTAATTGTGGGTCCCAAGTTACCAAAGACTTCATGAATGAGAGTAAATTGATTGACCTTTTGAACGGTTCTGATTATGTACCAACATATGAAGACAAAGATGGTGATTGGATGCTTGTTGGTGATGTGCCTTGGGA AATGTTTGTTGGATCATGCAAGCGCCTCCGCATAATGAAAGGTTCTGAGGCAATTGGCCTAG CACCAAGGGCAGTGGAAAAGTGCAAGAACAGAAGCTGA